GTTTTTTAAAAAAAGTTTATTAAATTATCTGGATATATATTTTATTTATGTTAAACTAAAACTAAAGATACAGAATAGACGGGGAGACCTAGTCTTTTCTTATATAAAAGAAAATTTTAGGAGGATTAGATGGGGTTAATTTGGAATTATTTAAAGCGTAAACCAAAATTTTTATTGATGAATCTTTTTGGTGCTTTATTATTCGTTGTTGTTAATCTTGGATTACCAACAATTTTGGCTCGTATGATTGATGATGGTGTTACTAAGAATAACAAACAAGCTTTGTATTTTTGGGCTATAATCATGTTTTTAATTGTTTTATCAGGAGCTGTTGGAAGGTTAGTTTTATCTTATGCTTCTAGCCGATTAACAACCACTATGGTAAAAGAGCTTCGTGATGACATGTATCGTAAATTACAGGATTATTCTCATTCTGAATATGAAAAAATTGGAGTCTCTTCTTTAGTAACAAGAATGACAAGTGATGCTTTTGTCTTGATGCAATTTGCTGAAATGACTTTGAGAATGGGCCTAGTAACACCACTCATGATGATTTTCTCAGTTATTATGATACTTGTAACTAGTCCATCTTTAGCTTGGATTGTAGCTGTTGCTATTCCATTTTTGATTATTGTAGTTGTTTATGTTGCTGTTCAGACTAAACCTTTATCTGAGAAGCAACAGTCAACTTTAGATAAAATTAACCAATTTGTTAGAGAGAATTTGACTGGACTTCGTGTTATTAGAGCATTTGCTCGAGAAGACTTTCAGGAAAATAAATTTAATAGTGAGAATGAAACTTATCAAAAAACATCTAGTCATCTCTTTATCTTAACAGGGATAACAGAACCATTATTTGTACAGATTATCGTTGCTATGATTGTGTCAATTGTTTGGTTTGCACTAGATCCTTTAGCAAAGGGCAATTATCAAATTGGTAATTTAGTTGCTTTTATTGAATACAGTTTCCATGCTTTATTCTCATTTTTAATGTTTGCTAATCTCTTTACCATGTATCCTAAAATGGCAGTCTCAAGCTCTCGTATTAGAGAAGTTTTAAATATGCCCATTTCCATTTCAAAAAATGAAGATGGGGTTACTGAAACAAAAACAAAAGGCTATTTAGAATTTGATAGTGTCACATTTGCTTATCCAGGTGAGACTGAAAGTCCAGTTTTACATGATATTTCATTCAAAACAAAACCTGGAGAAACCATTGCCTTCATTGGTTCGACT
This Streptococcus urinalis 2285-97 DNA region includes the following protein-coding sequences:
- a CDS encoding ABC transporter ATP-binding protein; this encodes MGLIWNYLKRKPKFLLMNLFGALLFVVVNLGLPTILARMIDDGVTKNNKQALYFWAIIMFLIVLSGAVGRLVLSYASSRLTTTMVKELRDDMYRKLQDYSHSEYEKIGVSSLVTRMTSDAFVLMQFAEMTLRMGLVTPLMMIFSVIMILVTSPSLAWIVAVAIPFLIIVVVYVAVQTKPLSEKQQSTLDKINQFVRENLTGLRVIRAFAREDFQENKFNSENETYQKTSSHLFILTGITEPLFVQIIVAMIVSIVWFALDPLAKGNYQIGNLVAFIEYSFHALFSFLMFANLFTMYPKMAVSSSRIREVLNMPISISKNEDGVTETKTKGYLEFDSVTFAYPGETESPVLHDISFKTKPGETIAFIGSTGSGKSSLVNLIPRFFDVTLGRILVDGVDVRDFNLKALRQKIGFIPQKSLLFTGTIEENLKFGKSDANIEELDQAADVSQAKEFIESREKRYQTHLAEAGSNLSGGQKQRLSIARAVVKKPDIYIFDDSFSALDYKTDAELRRRLKEVTENATVLIVAQRVGTIMDADQIIVLDEGEIVGRGTHEELMISNDIYREIANSQLNNQSLTKEG